Genomic window (Chloroflexota bacterium):
GAATTCTACGCGGACATTTTCGGCGTGCGCGGTCCAGAACGCGCTGAGCGCATCGCGCGGCTCTTGCGTTTCGCGCGGCTCGAACAATTCCAGGAGCGCGACGCGGGCGTGCTCTCCGGCGGCATGAAGAAAAAACTGGGTCTCGCGTGCGCGCTGATTCATCGTCCCAGGGTCTTGTTCCTCGACGAGCCGACGAACGGCGTAGACCCGATCTCGCGCCGCGAGTTCTGGGACATTCTCAGCGACTTGCACATCGAAGGCGTCACGATTTTTATTAGCACCGCGTATCTTGACGAAGCCGAGCGTTGCGCGCGCGTCGGCTTGATGTACCGCGGCGAGATTATTCGCGAGGGTACGCCCGCGGCGTTGCGCCAACTCGTCCAGGGCGATTTGCTCGCAGTCGTGACGAGCGATCTGCAAATCGCGGAACCGCTCGCGCAAAAACTCGAAGGCGTGTTCGAAGTCCAGGTCTACGGCGACCGCTTGCATGTGTTCGTGGACGATGCGTCACGC
Coding sequences:
- a CDS encoding ABC transporter ATP-binding protein, with the protein product MLGQIQAEQLSKRFHKNDAVRGVNLDIAPGEIYGLIGPDGAGKTTTIRMLAGVMKPSAGVARVSGLDTARQAERLRAQVGYMSQRFSLYGDLSVRENIEFYADIFGVRGPERAERIARLLRFARLEQFQERDAGVLSGGMKKKLGLACALIHRPRVLFLDEPTNGVDPISRREFWDILSDLHIEGVTIFISTAYLDEAERCARVGLMYRGEIIREGTPAALRQLVQGDLLAVVTSDLQIAEPLAQKLEGVFEVQVYGDRLHVFVDDASRRAREIENALNAAGAHVTQVRPTAPHLQEAFISLIAQEGGRMRDEG